From a single Couchioplanes caeruleus genomic region:
- a CDS encoding ATP-binding protein, giving the protein MSTTHALLEHLFDRLTEQRTSDQTAEVVLGAFAGECQLRAVLDGASADLPAREGQAAEQRHVFLERVTVTGFRGIGAKAALHLQPQPGLTLVIGRNGSGKSSFAEAVELSLTGDSKRWAENNRIFREGWRNLHHPNQATIEVTARLDGSPVPVRLRRRWRDDATEPSDAAADVRHGDQTYADVDALGWRQPLEAYRPLLTANDLGRLISSRPSDLFDALAPLLAIEPITDAESLLKRIKRELDTQLKAVSDRRKSLRQALGEVDDERARAAAKLLASVRPALDAVDRLLGNTDDVDPQVTAYRRLVSLPPLPPAEEITAVADTLTAAAVHVGEAPDSNVTEDMARLLEAATEHYDAHGGGPCPLCHAGVLDQHWRTDAQAELDRIRDDAAARRSAMDGLAVARRKVQALPVGAGVPTTLPEDFPAELRERLRTAWAVWSGLSADADPEAVAAHLTSTYPPLLQTVAAVREAAILWLQARHDQWRDLAAQLQQWHADAVAARVHEAPLARVKEALDWYKPLIENLRTEQLAPFAARSQQIWEELRQESNVELAGMKLDGSSTRRRVAFPATVDGTATSAMSVMSQGEMQALGLAVFLPRASADASPFRFLIIDDPVQSMDPAKVDGLARVFADLAQTRQIIVFTHDDRLPEAVRRLEIDATIWEVVRRENSTVEIRKNIDPVKRYLDDAAALAKTRDMPVEVRTPVVVTYCRSALEARFHQIIRARRIGRGEPHRDVDALIGRARTTMQVAALALFDDMDAGGQVFGKLNTAHGGWAATALRTCKEGAHGAAVNDPEQLVADVARLVARLK; this is encoded by the coding sequence GTGAGCACGACTCACGCACTTCTGGAGCATCTTTTCGACCGTTTGACCGAGCAGCGCACCTCCGATCAGACCGCCGAGGTGGTTCTGGGTGCCTTCGCCGGGGAGTGTCAGCTTCGCGCCGTGCTCGACGGCGCCTCCGCTGACCTGCCTGCCCGCGAAGGGCAGGCGGCCGAGCAGCGGCACGTTTTCCTCGAGCGCGTCACTGTGACGGGCTTTCGCGGCATCGGCGCCAAAGCCGCGCTGCACCTGCAGCCGCAACCCGGTCTCACCCTGGTCATCGGGCGCAATGGTTCTGGCAAGTCCAGCTTCGCCGAGGCCGTCGAGCTCTCTCTCACCGGCGACAGCAAGCGCTGGGCCGAGAACAACCGAATCTTCCGCGAGGGCTGGCGCAACCTGCACCATCCAAACCAGGCGACCATTGAAGTCACGGCGCGCCTCGACGGCTCCCCTGTGCCCGTGCGCCTGCGCCGCCGCTGGCGCGACGACGCCACCGAACCCAGCGATGCGGCCGCCGACGTCCGCCACGGCGACCAGACGTACGCCGACGTCGACGCTCTCGGCTGGCGCCAGCCCTTGGAGGCGTACCGCCCGCTGCTGACCGCCAACGATCTGGGCCGGCTCATCTCGTCGCGGCCCAGCGACCTGTTCGACGCGCTCGCGCCGCTGCTGGCCATCGAGCCGATCACCGACGCCGAGAGCCTGCTGAAGCGGATCAAGCGGGAGCTGGACACCCAGCTCAAGGCGGTGTCCGACCGGCGAAAGTCCCTCCGCCAGGCGCTCGGCGAGGTCGACGACGAGCGTGCCCGCGCGGCGGCCAAGCTGCTCGCGTCCGTTCGGCCTGCCCTCGACGCCGTGGACCGGCTGCTAGGCAACACGGACGACGTCGACCCTCAGGTGACGGCGTACCGGAGGCTGGTGAGCCTGCCGCCGTTGCCGCCGGCCGAGGAGATCACCGCGGTGGCGGACACGCTGACGGCGGCTGCGGTCCACGTCGGGGAAGCACCGGACAGCAACGTCACCGAGGACATGGCCCGGCTGCTTGAAGCTGCCACCGAACACTACGACGCGCACGGTGGCGGCCCTTGCCCGTTGTGCCATGCCGGCGTGCTGGACCAGCATTGGCGTACCGACGCTCAAGCGGAACTGGATCGCATCCGCGACGATGCGGCTGCCCGCCGCTCCGCTATGGACGGCCTGGCCGTCGCCCGCCGGAAGGTTCAGGCACTTCCGGTCGGCGCGGGAGTGCCCACGACGCTGCCGGAGGACTTCCCAGCCGAACTCCGTGAGCGGCTCAGGACGGCATGGGCCGTCTGGTCGGGTCTCAGCGCCGATGCCGACCCGGAAGCGGTGGCCGCGCATCTCACCAGCACCTACCCACCCTTGCTGCAGACGGTCGCGGCGGTACGCGAAGCGGCCATCCTTTGGTTGCAGGCGCGTCATGACCAGTGGCGTGACCTCGCCGCCCAGCTGCAGCAATGGCACGCCGACGCCGTCGCGGCGCGTGTTCACGAGGCTCCGCTGGCGCGCGTCAAGGAGGCCCTCGACTGGTACAAGCCGCTGATCGAGAACCTTCGCACGGAGCAGCTGGCGCCGTTCGCCGCCCGGTCGCAGCAGATCTGGGAGGAGCTGCGCCAGGAGAGCAACGTCGAGCTGGCGGGGATGAAACTCGACGGGTCGAGCACCCGGCGGCGGGTCGCGTTCCCGGCCACCGTGGACGGCACGGCGACCAGCGCGATGTCGGTGATGAGCCAGGGGGAGATGCAGGCTCTCGGTCTGGCTGTGTTCCTGCCGCGCGCCAGCGCGGACGCCAGCCCGTTCCGGTTCCTCATCATCGACGACCCGGTGCAGAGCATGGACCCCGCTAAGGTGGACGGGCTCGCCCGGGTCTTCGCCGACCTGGCGCAGACCCGTCAGATCATCGTCTTCACCCACGACGATCGGCTCCCGGAGGCCGTCCGTCGCCTCGAGATTGACGCGACCATCTGGGAGGTCGTCCGCCGGGAGAACTCGACGGTGGAGATCCGCAAGAACATCGACCCGGTGAAGCGCTACCTCGACGATGCTGCGGCTCTGGCTAAGACTCGGGATATGCCGGTCGAGGTCCGCACGCCCGTCGTCGTGACCTACTGTCGGTCGGCCCTCGAAGCTCGTTTCCACCAGATCATCCGTGCCCGTCGCATCGGGCGTGGCGAACCTCATCGCGATGTCGATGCACTGATCGGCCGGGCCCGCACCACGATGCAGGTGGCTGCGCTTGCTCTCTTTGACGACATGGATGCCGGCGGTCAGGTTTTCGGCAAGCTCAACACCGCGCACGGCGGGTGGGCGGCCACCGCCCTGCGCACCTGCAAAGAAGGCGCCCACGGCGCCGCCGTCAACGACCCCGAACAGCTTGTGGCCGATGTGGCTCGTCTCGTTGCGAGGCTGAAATGA